Part of the Streptomyces sp. HSG2 genome, AGGCGGTCTGCGAACGCCTGGGCGTCCACCACTTCTCCCGCAAGGGCGTCGCGAAGTGGAACCGGGAGAAGGGCCCGCACCGCAAGAAGACCAAGCACGGCAACTACAACGCCTGGCTGGACGCGCACGGCGACGACTACGACTTCTTCGCCTCCGTCGACACCGACCACGTGCCGCTCCCCAACTACCTGGAGCGGATGCTCGGCTTCTTCCGCGACCCCGACGTCGGCTTCGTCATCGGACCGCAGGTCTACGGCAACTACGACAACTTCGTCACCAAGGCGGCGGAGTCGCAGCAGTTCCTCTTCCACGCGCTGATCCAGCGGGCGGGCAACCGCTACGGCTCGCCGATGTTCGTCGGCACCTCCAACGCCGTACGGATCAAGGCGATCAAGCAGATCGGCGGTCTGTACGACTCGATCACCGAGGACATGGCGACCGGCTTCGAGATGCACCGGGCCAAGAACCCGGCGACCGGCCGCAAGTGGCGTTCGGTCTACACCCCGGACGTGCTCGCCGTCGGCGAGGGCCCCAACGCCTGGACGGACTTCTTCACCCAGCAGATGCGCTGGTCCCGCGGAACCTACGAGACGATCCTCAAGCAGTACTGGAAGGGCTGGTACTCGCTCCCGCCGAGCAAGCTCTTCAACTACACGATGATGATCATCTTCTACCCGATGTCCGCCCTGAACTGGATTCTCGCGGCGCTGAGTTGCGCGCTCTTCCTGGGTCTCGGCGCGTCGGGCGTCAACATCGACCCGGCGGTCTGGCTGATGCTCTACGGCAACGCCTCCGCCCTCCAGATCGGCCTCTACGTCTGGAACCGCCGGCACAACGTCTCCCCGCACGAGCCCGAGGGCTCCGGGGGCGTCGCGGGCATGGTGATGTCCGCGCTGTCCGCCCCGCTCTACGCCAAGGCCCTGATCGACTCGGCGCTCCGTCGCAAGAGCAAGTTCGTGGTGACGCCGAAGGGCGACTCGGCCAGCCCGGACACGCTGTTCGGGACCTTCCGGTACCACTGGTACTTCATCCTGATCTTCGGTGCCTCGATCGCCGCGGGCTTCGTCTTCGGCAACTCGCATCCGGCGATGATCATCTGGGCCTCGTTCGCCCTGCTGATCACCGCAACGCCGATCTTCGTCTGGCGCCACTCGTTGCGGAACCTCAAGCCCGACCCCGGCCCGTCGGCCGAGCCGGCGGTGTCGGAAGCGACACCCGGCACCGTCTCCGGCGCGACCGGGATCCCGGAACCGGCCGCCGGTGGCGAGCGGCGTCAGCGGCCCGCTTGGGCCGACCCGGACGGCAGCGACGGAGGGAACGACCAGACCATGCAGATCACCCTTGGCGGAAGCGGACTGAGGGGACGTGACGAATGAGGGACCGTGCCGGCCGCCGGCGTGCCCGTCGCTTCGCGATAGGCACGACGGTGGTGGTAGCGCTGGCCGGGATGAACGGGCCGTGGCTCTACCGCTTCGGATCCGAGAAGTACCACCAGTACACGATCAACAAGCCCGAGTACAAGGCCGAGAACGGCAAGTGGGAAGTGGTCGAGTTCCCCGCGAAGTATCGGCAGAACACCATCCACGCGGCACTGCTGCACACCGGGAAGGTCCTTCTCGTCGCCGGGTCCGGCAACGACCAGGAGAACTTCGACGCCAAGCAGTACGACACCCGCGTCTGGGACCCGGTCGAGGGCACCGTCAAGAAGGTGCCCACCCCGAACGACCTCTTCTGCACCGGGCACACCCAACTGTCCAACGGGAACCTGCTGATCGCCGGTGGCACCAAGCGCTACGAGAAGCTCAAGGGTGACGTGGAGAAGGCCGGCGGCCTGATGATCGTCCACAACGAGAACCCCGACAAGCCGATGACGCTGCCCGCCGGCACGATCTTCACCGGCAAGGAGAACGGCAAGACCTTCGTCTCCAAGGACCCGGTGCTGGTTCCCCGGGCGGAGAAGAACTTCGACGAGGAGACC contains:
- a CDS encoding cellulose synthase catalytic subunit, with amino-acid sequence MASTPSGDRQDFDASQTTQLRVPTHRNTTTGTFRRIRKTLPRYDYEHYSRLSGPLTQPDPDKPYRVRYRSLISQEPHRVRIALMLAAAPVLSVVLLVWLLQPEHWTERDYPAFEWLPALDVVMLVSIGLIEFFRCMNVVSNAHATLVARDPIPVVPETGTRVAFLTSFVPGKEPLEMVTKTLEAAVKIRHRGTMHVWLLDEGDDPEVKAVCERLGVHHFSRKGVAKWNREKGPHRKKTKHGNYNAWLDAHGDDYDFFASVDTDHVPLPNYLERMLGFFRDPDVGFVIGPQVYGNYDNFVTKAAESQQFLFHALIQRAGNRYGSPMFVGTSNAVRIKAIKQIGGLYDSITEDMATGFEMHRAKNPATGRKWRSVYTPDVLAVGEGPNAWTDFFTQQMRWSRGTYETILKQYWKGWYSLPPSKLFNYTMMIIFYPMSALNWILAALSCALFLGLGASGVNIDPAVWLMLYGNASALQIGLYVWNRRHNVSPHEPEGSGGVAGMVMSALSAPLYAKALIDSALRRKSKFVVTPKGDSASPDTLFGTFRYHWYFILIFGASIAAGFVFGNSHPAMIIWASFALLITATPIFVWRHSLRNLKPDPGPSAEPAVSEATPGTVSGATGIPEPAAGGERRQRPAWADPDGSDGGNDQTMQITLGGSGLRGRDE